The following are from one region of the Rosistilla carotiformis genome:
- a CDS encoding aminotransferase class V-fold PLP-dependent enzyme has product MNQRIYLDNAATSWPKPPGVAEAIAAEITEIGAAAGRGAYAAAMSAEQVVANCRAALAQLINAQSAEIALTCNGTHALNIAIQGVLRPGDHVVTTQVEHNSILRPLAWLQESRDVSVTVVPCDRFGFVDVDAIAVAIREETRLVAVSHASNVTGAVQDIAAIGAIVRQCPALFLVDAAQSLGHLPIDVQAMAIDMLASPGHKGCLGPLGTGVLYLGNSIQSQVQPLMYGGTGTDSDRMEMPAGLPGRHEAGNLNVPAIAGLLAALRWAANSETEDSSGPLADRLAEALAALPGVQVYRDRARSHVAVVSVAIDGWQPTDAAGVLDAQFGIQSRAGLHCSPRIHEALGTDGGTLRFSLGRFTTSAALDRVIDAVSQLVGHG; this is encoded by the coding sequence ATGAACCAACGGATCTATTTGGATAACGCAGCGACCAGCTGGCCGAAGCCGCCCGGAGTGGCGGAGGCGATCGCGGCGGAGATCACTGAAATTGGAGCCGCTGCCGGGCGCGGGGCCTACGCCGCGGCGATGTCGGCGGAGCAAGTGGTCGCCAATTGCCGCGCAGCGCTCGCTCAATTGATCAACGCTCAATCTGCCGAGATCGCGTTGACTTGCAACGGAACCCACGCGTTGAACATTGCGATCCAGGGTGTGCTGCGCCCCGGCGACCATGTCGTCACGACGCAGGTCGAACACAACAGCATCCTGCGGCCGCTGGCCTGGTTGCAGGAAAGCCGCGACGTGTCGGTGACGGTTGTCCCCTGCGATCGGTTTGGATTTGTCGACGTCGATGCGATCGCTGTGGCGATCCGCGAGGAGACGCGTTTGGTGGCGGTCTCGCATGCGTCGAATGTGACCGGCGCGGTGCAAGACATCGCCGCGATCGGAGCGATCGTGCGGCAGTGCCCTGCCCTGTTCTTGGTCGACGCGGCGCAGTCGCTTGGCCATCTGCCGATCGATGTCCAGGCGATGGCGATCGACATGTTGGCAAGTCCCGGGCACAAGGGTTGCTTGGGACCGCTGGGGACGGGAGTTCTGTATCTGGGAAATTCGATTCAGTCCCAGGTGCAGCCGTTGATGTATGGTGGCACGGGGACCGATTCGGATCGAATGGAAATGCCGGCAGGGCTGCCGGGACGTCACGAAGCGGGTAATCTGAACGTGCCGGCGATCGCTGGATTGTTGGCGGCGCTACGTTGGGCGGCCAACAGCGAAACGGAAGATTCAAGCGGCCCGTTGGCCGATCGGTTGGCGGAGGCGCTGGCGGCGCTGCCGGGCGTGCAGGTCTATCGCGATCGGGCGCGGTCGCATGTCGCGGTCGTCAGCGTGGCGATCGACGGCTGGCAACCGACCGATGCGGCGGGAGTTTTGGACGCTCAGTTTGGGATTCAATCGCGAGCCGGGCTGCACTGTTCGCCGCGAATCCATGAAGCGTTGGGGACCGATGGCGGCACGTTGCGGTTCAGCTTGGGACGCTTCACCACCTCCGCCGCGCTCGACCGCGTGATCGATGCCGTTAGCCAATTGGTTGGTCACGGGTGA
- a CDS encoding anaerobic glycerol-3-phosphate dehydrogenase subunit C: MDADSTRLQADLRGIIEGDVLCEDVHRQIYASDASIYQLKPAGIVRPRTIHDIASCVQYAREHHLSIHPRGAGSGLAGESLGRGIVLDMSRYLRRWYRLDDRLIRVQAGVVLAQLNRELGTHGRLYGPDPQARSVTTMGGVLSLDASGSHWLRYGSARDTVQSIKVVTATGEIAEFSSHHRESGGVAGRLAKEVSGIASRHAEQLGKLRDGATHNHGGYRLDLAVADDQVNLAKLLVGAEGTLGIIAEATVSTEPLPTHRGVSLLFFHRLEHAARGALLAASRGAVACDLMDRRLLEIARETDARFEQLIPRDAEAMLLVEFQDDQLTSLRARLRDLNESLCRTEKLAFGSRMTVERRERDFFWLIVRRVIPRLYRLRGDTRPLPIIEDIAIEPEKLPDLMVELQNILKEHQITATMFAHAGHGHLHIRPFLDLADPGSPQVLRELAESIFEKVLEFGGTISGEHGAGLSRSWFLPRQYGSLWPAMIAVKRAFDPAGLLNPGKVVGLPSQGPDENLRSVTAAIHVGPESIAEDDEENDPVSEPIVARLPVLQSWADEPIEMATRNCNGCGRCKTLAPSERMCPVYRVMPIEEASPRAKANLLRGVLAGELSVDALATDEVKQITDLCFGCHQCRIECPASVDIPKIVNELRGQYVATNGLSVADYMLTRIESIAPLASRVATVSNWVLKSPRWRWVLERTMGLARGRRIAPYAKLSFMRWAAKKRLTRPLQKGGPKVAYFVDYFANWHDPELGQALVEVLRHNRVGVYVPPNQYSSMMPRIAAGDLKGAMHAATHNIRILAEAVRQGYQIVTTEPTAALCLIHEYPNLIDSEDARLVAENTYDSCRYLWDMHLRNELSLDFRPVAASVAYHQPCHVRAIDSGKPAQQLMDLIPGLRVQSMEKGCSGMAGLYGMKRENFRNSVRIGWNLISGMRKADIQAASTECSACKNQIEHGSNRTTLHPIKVLAYAYGRLPALTALS, translated from the coding sequence ATGGATGCCGACAGTACACGATTGCAAGCCGATCTGCGCGGGATCATCGAAGGGGATGTGTTGTGCGAGGATGTGCATCGGCAGATCTACGCCAGCGATGCGAGCATCTATCAATTGAAGCCCGCCGGGATCGTGCGGCCACGGACGATCCACGATATCGCATCGTGTGTGCAGTATGCCCGTGAACACCATCTTTCGATCCATCCCCGCGGCGCCGGAAGCGGCTTAGCGGGGGAGTCGCTCGGGCGAGGGATCGTGCTGGACATGTCGCGTTATTTGCGACGTTGGTATCGCTTGGATGATCGTTTGATTCGCGTCCAGGCTGGTGTCGTGCTGGCGCAATTGAATCGCGAACTGGGGACACACGGACGATTGTATGGGCCCGATCCTCAGGCTCGCAGCGTGACCACGATGGGAGGCGTGCTCTCCTTGGACGCCTCAGGCAGCCATTGGCTCCGCTATGGTTCGGCGCGCGACACCGTGCAGTCGATCAAAGTTGTCACTGCCACGGGAGAGATCGCGGAGTTTTCCAGCCACCATCGCGAGTCCGGAGGCGTTGCGGGGCGGCTGGCCAAAGAGGTCTCGGGGATCGCAAGCCGGCATGCCGAGCAATTGGGAAAGCTCCGCGACGGTGCAACGCACAATCATGGTGGCTATCGCTTGGACCTCGCGGTCGCCGACGATCAAGTCAACCTGGCCAAGCTGTTGGTCGGTGCCGAGGGGACGCTGGGAATCATTGCCGAAGCGACCGTTAGCACCGAACCTTTGCCAACGCACCGCGGTGTTTCGCTGCTGTTTTTCCATCGCTTAGAGCATGCCGCCCGCGGAGCGTTGTTGGCCGCCAGTCGCGGCGCGGTCGCATGTGATCTGATGGATCGTCGCTTGCTGGAGATCGCTCGCGAGACCGACGCGCGGTTCGAACAGCTGATCCCTCGCGATGCCGAAGCGATGTTGCTGGTTGAATTTCAAGACGATCAATTGACCTCGCTGCGAGCGCGTTTGCGAGACCTAAACGAGAGCTTGTGCCGGACGGAAAAGTTAGCCTTCGGTTCGCGGATGACGGTCGAACGCCGCGAGCGCGATTTCTTTTGGTTGATCGTGCGGCGTGTGATCCCGCGACTGTATCGGTTGCGCGGCGATACGCGTCCGTTGCCGATCATTGAAGATATCGCGATCGAGCCTGAAAAATTGCCCGATCTGATGGTCGAGCTGCAGAACATTTTGAAAGAGCACCAGATCACCGCCACGATGTTTGCGCACGCGGGGCATGGGCATTTGCATATCCGTCCGTTTTTGGATCTGGCAGATCCCGGCAGCCCGCAGGTCCTGCGGGAATTGGCTGAATCGATCTTCGAGAAGGTGCTGGAGTTTGGGGGCACGATCAGCGGAGAACATGGCGCGGGGCTCAGCCGCAGCTGGTTCCTGCCGCGGCAATACGGTTCCTTGTGGCCAGCGATGATCGCGGTCAAACGGGCCTTTGATCCGGCGGGATTGTTGAATCCGGGCAAAGTGGTGGGGTTGCCATCGCAGGGACCCGATGAGAACTTGCGTTCGGTGACCGCTGCGATTCATGTCGGGCCCGAGTCGATTGCCGAGGACGATGAAGAAAACGATCCGGTCTCCGAGCCGATCGTCGCCCGATTGCCTGTATTGCAGTCGTGGGCCGATGAACCGATCGAGATGGCGACGCGAAACTGTAACGGTTGCGGGCGTTGCAAAACGTTGGCGCCAAGCGAGCGGATGTGTCCGGTCTATCGGGTGATGCCGATCGAAGAGGCGTCGCCGCGGGCCAAGGCGAATCTGTTGCGTGGGGTCTTGGCGGGCGAGCTGTCGGTCGATGCGTTGGCGACCGACGAGGTCAAACAGATCACCGATCTTTGTTTCGGTTGCCATCAGTGCCGGATCGAATGCCCCGCGTCGGTCGATATCCCGAAGATCGTCAACGAGCTGCGCGGACAATACGTCGCCACCAACGGGCTTTCGGTCGCCGATTATATGCTGACGCGGATCGAGTCGATCGCGCCGCTGGCCAGTCGCGTGGCAACGGTTTCGAACTGGGTGCTGAAGAGTCCGCGTTGGCGTTGGGTTTTGGAGCGGACGATGGGACTGGCCCGCGGACGCCGGATCGCTCCCTACGCGAAGCTCAGTTTCATGCGTTGGGCGGCTAAGAAACGGCTGACGCGGCCGCTGCAAAAAGGTGGCCCCAAGGTTGCTTATTTCGTCGACTACTTCGCCAACTGGCACGACCCCGAACTGGGGCAAGCCCTTGTCGAAGTGTTGCGACACAATCGCGTTGGGGTCTACGTGCCACCGAATCAGTATTCGTCGATGATGCCGCGGATCGCGGCGGGCGATTTAAAAGGGGCGATGCACGCGGCGACTCACAACATTCGTATCCTTGCCGAAGCGGTTCGCCAGGGATATCAGATCGTCACGACCGAACCGACCGCAGCGCTCTGTCTGATCCATGAATATCCCAACTTGATCGACAGCGAAGACGCTCGCTTGGTCGCCGAAAACACCTACGATTCCTGCCGCTATCTGTGGGACATGCATCTGCGGAACGAACTGTCGCTGGACTTTCGTCCGGTCGCTGCCAGTGTCGCCTATCACCAGCCATGCCACGTTCGCGCGATCGATTCGGGCAAGCCGGCACAGCAGTTGATGGATCTAATCCCCGGGCTGCGCGTTCAATCGATGGAGAAGGGGTGCAGCGGGATGGCGGGGCTGTACGGAATGAAACGGGAGAACTTCCGCAACAGCGTCCGCATCGGCTGGAATCTGATCAGCGGGATGCGAAAGGCCGACATCCAGGCGGCGTCAACCGAATGTAGCGCTTGCAAAAATCAGATCGAACACGGCAGCAACCGGACGACGCTGCATCCGATCAAAGTGTTGGCCTACGCCTATGGGCGGCTTCCCGCTCTGACCGCTTTGAGTTAG
- a CDS encoding HDOD domain-containing protein yields the protein MTTASISPTDERLEKLADRARCQFPLPPIAKWLLRNGHFANSDVDDLLTQIAPGTTLYVRLLAWCNSPLFNWSETFPSLRAAALVIDADHILRLAFLAMIRDFYSPPLKIGSYSRDGLWKHSIAVGVVASFIARTSARATPVDALLAGALHEIGLLATEKLAPSLFSSWLANSNAVQHRRRNENLWFGAETQSLGTALITEWGLPESIVHATQSHRGPDLIGSPPLPESSCVAIADYLCSRAGRTATGTHNVDAPSDQHFANLEIDHDLLRIAWTNLPTILVGCDRFQ from the coding sequence TTGACCACTGCATCGATCTCACCAACCGACGAACGGCTGGAAAAACTGGCTGACCGCGCCCGTTGCCAATTCCCGCTTCCGCCAATCGCAAAGTGGCTCCTTCGCAACGGCCATTTCGCGAACAGCGATGTCGACGATTTGTTGACGCAAATCGCGCCTGGCACCACGCTTTACGTTCGATTGCTCGCTTGGTGCAATTCACCGCTGTTCAATTGGTCCGAAACCTTTCCATCGCTTCGGGCGGCGGCACTGGTCATCGACGCCGATCACATACTGCGCCTCGCCTTCCTGGCCATGATCCGAGATTTTTACAGCCCTCCGCTGAAAATCGGCAGTTACAGCCGCGACGGACTTTGGAAACACAGCATCGCCGTCGGAGTCGTCGCCTCCTTTATCGCCCGCACCTCGGCACGTGCCACTCCCGTCGATGCCTTATTGGCAGGGGCCCTTCACGAAATCGGCCTGCTGGCGACCGAAAAGCTGGCCCCCTCCCTGTTTTCCAGCTGGCTCGCCAACAGCAACGCCGTGCAACATCGCCGGCGAAACGAAAACCTCTGGTTTGGCGCCGAAACGCAAAGTCTAGGAACAGCCCTCATTACCGAGTGGGGACTGCCGGAGTCCATTGTTCATGCAACCCAATCGCACCGTGGCCCCGACTTGATCGGGAGCCCCCCGCTTCCCGAAAGCAGCTGCGTCGCGATCGCCGACTACTTATGCAGCCGGGCAGGGCGAACGGCTACCGGAACCCACAATGTCGACGCCCCAAGCGACCAACACTTTGCGAACCTGGAGATCGATCACGACCTTTTGAGGATCGCGTGGACGAACTTGCCAACGATTTTGGTTGGTTGCGACCGCTTTCAATAA
- a CDS encoding Bax inhibitor-1/YccA family protein, which translates to MSSTNPYQYDPGQRGFGDNAMAAFAEESARATFIRKTYLHLAAAVLGFIGFETLLLTAVPAATMEAIVGRMVGGYGWLLVLGAFMVVSWVARWWAESGASRGMQYLGLALYVVGQAVVFLPMLYIAMRFDPKTPVIAGMLTSVVFFGLTAFVFVTRVDLSWMGKVLFLAGLVAMGAIVCSIVFGFSLGIFFSAIMVAVASGYILYDTSNVLHHYRTDQYVAASLALFASVAILFWYILRLVMSFSSND; encoded by the coding sequence GTGAGTTCAACGAATCCCTACCAATATGATCCTGGGCAGCGTGGGTTTGGCGACAATGCGATGGCTGCGTTTGCTGAGGAATCGGCACGCGCGACCTTTATTCGCAAAACCTATCTCCATCTCGCTGCGGCGGTCTTGGGGTTTATCGGCTTTGAAACCTTACTGTTGACCGCCGTTCCTGCGGCAACCATGGAAGCGATCGTCGGCCGGATGGTTGGCGGTTACGGTTGGTTGCTGGTCTTGGGAGCGTTTATGGTCGTCAGCTGGGTCGCCCGCTGGTGGGCCGAAAGCGGTGCGTCGCGAGGAATGCAGTACTTGGGACTGGCTTTATATGTCGTCGGGCAAGCGGTCGTCTTTTTGCCGATGCTGTATATCGCAATGCGATTCGATCCCAAGACTCCCGTCATTGCGGGGATGTTGACCAGCGTGGTCTTCTTTGGTCTGACAGCGTTTGTGTTTGTCACGCGAGTCGACCTCAGTTGGATGGGGAAGGTCCTGTTTCTCGCAGGATTGGTTGCGATGGGGGCAATTGTCTGCAGTATCGTGTTTGGCTTTTCGTTGGGGATCTTTTTCTCCGCGATCATGGTCGCCGTCGCTTCGGGGTACATCTTGTATGACACGTCCAACGTGCTGCATCACTATCGAACGGATCAGTATGTGGCTGCATCATTGGCCCTGTTTGCTTCGGTAGCGATCCTGTTTTGGTATATCCTGCGGTTGGTAATGTCGTTTTCGTCGAACGATTAG
- the dcd gene encoding dCTP deaminase has translation MILSGEEIRSRIGNQIVVEPFEESKLNPNSCNLSLHDELLVYEEVVLDVRQPNRYRRLEIPAEGMVLQPGCLYLGRTSEWTETRGLVPMIEGRSSLGRLGLFVHVTTGFGDAGFCGYWTLEMYTVQPIRIYPGIDICQIMYHEVRGDIEEYCSKYQNSRDIQPSMMYRELGCVENDQQLELDFESLVREAIS, from the coding sequence ATGATTCTCTCGGGCGAAGAAATTAGGTCGCGGATCGGCAACCAGATCGTCGTCGAACCCTTCGAAGAATCCAAATTAAACCCGAACAGCTGCAACTTATCGTTGCACGACGAACTGCTGGTTTACGAGGAAGTCGTGTTGGATGTCCGCCAGCCCAATCGATACCGTCGCTTGGAAATTCCTGCCGAAGGCATGGTCCTGCAACCAGGCTGCTTGTATCTCGGACGAACCTCTGAGTGGACCGAAACGCGGGGCTTGGTCCCGATGATCGAAGGCCGCTCCTCGCTGGGCCGTCTCGGGCTGTTTGTGCATGTGACAACCGGCTTTGGAGACGCAGGCTTCTGCGGCTACTGGACGCTGGAGATGTACACCGTGCAACCGATCCGAATCTATCCGGGGATCGACATCTGCCAGATCATGTACCACGAGGTTCGGGGCGACATCGAGGAATACTGCAGCAAATACCAAAACAGCCGTGACATCCAACCGAGCATGATGTATCGCGAATTGGGCTGCGTCGAAAACGATCAACAACTCGAACTCGACTTCGAATCGCTGGTCCGCGAAGCGATCTCGTAA
- a CDS encoding molybdenum cofactor biosynthesis protein MoaE — translation MERSAETRVVVELVDRPIESDPILDALSDLDAGAHSLFLGKTRRRTADKETDYLVYDAYRPMALTELRRLADAAADRWQLKRVVVIHRLGRVDLGEASIAIAASGGHRREVFEAIPWLLDEIKSDVPIWKQEHWSDGLTEWVHP, via the coding sequence GTGGAACGCAGCGCCGAAACGCGAGTCGTCGTCGAATTGGTCGATCGGCCGATCGAGAGCGATCCGATCTTGGACGCGCTGTCGGATCTCGATGCCGGTGCTCACAGTCTGTTTCTGGGGAAGACGCGCCGGCGAACGGCGGATAAAGAAACCGACTATCTGGTCTACGATGCCTATCGTCCGATGGCGCTGACCGAACTGCGCCGTTTAGCCGATGCGGCGGCGGACCGTTGGCAATTAAAACGTGTTGTTGTGATCCATCGCTTGGGACGGGTCGATCTGGGCGAGGCGAGCATCGCGATCGCCGCCAGCGGTGGGCATCGCCGGGAGGTGTTTGAAGCGATCCCCTGGCTGTTGGATGAGATCAAGTCGGACGTGCCGATCTGGAAGCAAGAGCATTGGTCCGACGGACTGACGGAGTGGGTGCATCCATGA
- a CDS encoding ATP-binding protein — translation MRFLLNAGEADGRAIAEQLQLPFRLVEPGLNRMKMEQTVAYRSSTAAGDYLYVLTESGRDLARRYVDDCTYYGACPVLLADYVASVKHQTVEGQRPQKDDLLKAFSDLLINPKMLERLGPAINSGRGMFLFGYPGNGKTSIAERVTSAFGKYIWIPRSIFVDGEIMRVYDPMNHELAMPESGGGLLSDAAFDKRWVRIKRPTIVAGGELTMEMLEVRRNPESNISEASMQLKSNCGTLVIDDFGRQRMRVDELLNRWIVPLEKRYDYLNMASGKKIQVPFDQLVIFSTNLEPKDLVDDAFLRRIPYKIEVTNPSEADFRKLFEIMCKVTKIPYQPGPIDYLIKKHYLPVERPFRNCQPRDLLLQVRNYCLYHGKPVELCNEYFDFAVENYFSVM, via the coding sequence ATGCGTTTTCTATTGAACGCGGGGGAAGCCGATGGGCGGGCGATCGCCGAACAGTTGCAATTGCCTTTCCGGCTGGTCGAACCGGGGCTCAACCGGATGAAGATGGAGCAGACGGTGGCCTATCGGTCGTCGACAGCGGCGGGCGATTATCTGTACGTCTTGACGGAAAGTGGGCGCGATCTAGCCCGCCGGTATGTCGACGATTGCACCTATTACGGCGCCTGTCCGGTGCTTTTGGCGGATTATGTCGCCAGCGTTAAACATCAGACCGTCGAAGGGCAACGGCCTCAGAAGGACGATCTGCTGAAGGCGTTCTCCGACCTGTTGATCAATCCCAAGATGCTTGAACGATTGGGGCCGGCGATCAACAGCGGTCGTGGAATGTTCTTGTTCGGGTATCCAGGTAACGGAAAAACTAGCATCGCCGAACGTGTCACTTCCGCCTTTGGGAAATACATTTGGATTCCTCGTTCGATCTTTGTCGACGGAGAGATCATGCGGGTTTACGACCCGATGAACCATGAATTGGCGATGCCCGAGAGTGGTGGTGGGTTGTTGAGCGATGCGGCGTTTGACAAACGCTGGGTGCGAATCAAACGGCCCACGATCGTCGCGGGGGGCGAATTGACGATGGAAATGCTGGAGGTCCGGCGGAATCCCGAAAGCAACATCAGCGAAGCGTCGATGCAGCTGAAAAGCAATTGCGGAACACTGGTGATCGACGACTTTGGCCGCCAACGGATGCGGGTCGACGAATTGTTGAACCGCTGGATCGTGCCGTTGGAGAAGCGTTACGACTACTTAAACATGGCCAGCGGTAAGAAGATTCAAGTTCCGTTTGATCAGCTCGTAATTTTCAGCACCAACCTGGAACCGAAGGATCTGGTCGATGACGCGTTCTTGCGGCGGATCCCTTACAAAATCGAAGTCACCAATCCATCGGAAGCCGATTTTCGCAAGTTGTTCGAGATCATGTGCAAGGTCACCAAGATCCCGTACCAGCCCGGACCGATCGACTATCTTATTAAGAAGCACTATCTGCCGGTCGAGCGACCGTTTCGAAATTGCCAGCCCCGCGACTTGTTGTTGCAGGTCCGCAATTACTGCCTGTATCACGGGAAACCGGTCGAGCTGTGCAACGAATACTTCGATTTTGCTGTCGAGAACTATTTCTCGGTGATGTAG
- a CDS encoding LON peptidase substrate-binding domain-containing protein: MSDIESLTRLPDHFDGTVRLFPLPGVVSFPHVMQPLHIFEPRYCDLLTDTLAADRLIAMATLASGWEPDYEGRPALEEYACIGRIVSHTPTDDERHNILLLGIRRVRILQEVVTNQTYRMAKVEVLDDVYSPQLAPERPLLKRLLLEEFRKYIPESALAQENFSQLLDSQMPLGIVSDIIAYTVGIPVARKLQLLAELDVDQRAKMLIAALSPSPKQGDACGPENTSLSSGFPPPFSRN, translated from the coding sequence ATGTCCGATATCGAAAGTCTGACGCGCTTGCCTGATCATTTTGATGGGACGGTGCGTTTGTTCCCGTTGCCGGGAGTTGTCAGTTTTCCGCATGTGATGCAGCCGTTGCATATCTTTGAGCCGCGTTACTGTGATTTACTGACCGATACCCTGGCGGCCGACCGATTGATCGCAATGGCGACGCTGGCCAGTGGTTGGGAACCCGACTACGAGGGGCGACCGGCATTGGAAGAGTATGCCTGCATCGGCCGGATCGTGTCGCATACGCCGACCGACGACGAGCGGCACAATATTTTGTTGCTTGGGATTCGCCGGGTGCGGATCCTGCAAGAGGTTGTCACGAATCAGACCTATCGGATGGCGAAGGTCGAAGTTTTGGACGACGTTTATTCCCCGCAGCTCGCCCCCGAGCGGCCGCTATTGAAGCGGTTGTTATTGGAGGAGTTTCGGAAATACATTCCCGAATCCGCCCTTGCCCAAGAGAACTTCAGTCAATTGTTAGACAGCCAGATGCCGTTGGGGATCGTCAGCGACATCATCGCCTATACCGTTGGCATTCCGGTTGCGCGGAAACTGCAATTGTTGGCTGAACTCGATGTCGATCAGCGGGCCAAGATGTTGATCGCTGCCCTGTCGCCATCGCCAAAACAAGGGGACGCTTGCGGGCCCGAAAACACATCGCTCTCGTCAGGATTTCCGCCGCCATTCAGTCGAAACTGA
- a CDS encoding YkgJ family cysteine cluster protein has translation MAGKPWYKDGLRFECTQCGACCSGEPGYVWVNDDEIAALAVHMQMTIDDFEHKFVRNVGAAKSLVEYSDGDCIFLDPDTRGCSVYEARPIQCRTWPFWDSTLEDKAAWKETCDICPGSGVGKLYNFKQIEARRKEKSV, from the coding sequence ATGGCAGGAAAACCTTGGTACAAAGATGGCTTGCGATTTGAGTGCACGCAGTGCGGCGCATGCTGCAGCGGCGAGCCGGGCTATGTCTGGGTGAACGACGACGAGATCGCCGCGCTGGCTGTGCACATGCAGATGACGATTGACGATTTCGAGCACAAGTTCGTTCGCAACGTCGGGGCGGCCAAAAGTCTCGTCGAATATTCCGACGGCGACTGCATCTTTTTGGATCCCGACACCCGTGGCTGTTCGGTCTACGAAGCACGCCCGATTCAGTGTCGCACCTGGCCGTTTTGGGACAGCACGCTGGAAGATAAAGCGGCTTGGAAAGAGACCTGCGACATCTGTCCCGGCAGCGGTGTGGGCAAGCTTTACAACTTCAAACAGATCGAAGCGCGTCGGAAAGAGAAGAGCGTCTGA
- a CDS encoding MoaD/ThiS family protein, producing the protein MTDSQSTIEVAMFAAAKALAGSDSLTIELSAGATAGEVLVQLGERCPELQGLLPACRLAVDLQYVAADHLISPGAQLALIPPVSGG; encoded by the coding sequence ATGACCGATTCCCAAAGCACGATCGAAGTGGCGATGTTTGCCGCCGCCAAAGCGTTGGCGGGATCGGATTCGCTGACGATTGAGCTCTCTGCCGGCGCAACCGCTGGCGAGGTCTTGGTGCAATTGGGGGAGCGATGTCCGGAACTGCAAGGCTTGTTGCCCGCCTGCCGGTTGGCTGTCGATCTGCAGTACGTGGCGGCGGACCATCTGATTTCGCCCGGTGCTCAGCTGGCGTTGATCCCTCCTGTCAGTGGAGGTTGA